One genomic region from Quercus robur chromosome 4, dhQueRobu3.1, whole genome shotgun sequence encodes:
- the LOC126720595 gene encoding proteasome subunit alpha type-2-B codes for MGDSQYSFSLTTFSPSGKLVQIEHALTAVGSGQTSLGIKAANGVVIATEKKLPSILVDETSVQKIQLLTPNIGVVYSGMGPDFRVLVRKSRKQAEQYHRLYKEPIPVTQLVREIAAVMQEFTQSGGVRPFGVSLLVAGFDDKGPQLYQVDPSGSYFSWKASAMGKNVSNAKTFLEKRYTDDMELDDAVHTSILTLKEGFEGQISSKNIEIGIIGTDKKFRVLTPAEIDDYLAEVE; via the exons ATGGGGGATAGCCAGTACTCATTTTCTCTCACCACTTTCAG TCCTTCTGGGAAGCTTGTCCAGATTGAACATGCTCTAACAGCTGTGGGATCTGGTCAAACATCTTTAGGAATTAAAG CTGCTAATGGTGTTGTCATTGCAACAGAGAAGAAACTACCATCTATCTTAGTTGATGAAACATCT GttcagaaaattcaattattaaCACCAAACATTGGAGTTGTTTACAG TGGCATGGGTCCTGACTTTCGAGTTCTGGTACGAAAAAGTAGAAAGCAGGCAGAGCAATACCACCGCTTATACAAA GAGCCCATCCCTGTTACACAGCTTGTAAGGGAAATTGCTGCTGTTATGCAGGAGTTCACTCAGTCTGG TGGCGTTCGTCCTTTTGGAGTTTCACTACTGGTTGCTGGGTTTGACGACAAAGGCCCACAATTGTATCAG GTGGATCCATCAGGTTCATATTTTTCTTGGAAAGCTTCTGCAATGGGGAAAAATGTCTCTAATGCAAAGACATTTCTTGAAAAGAG GTATACAGATGATATGGAGCTTGATGATGCTGTCCACACTTCAATATTAACCTTGAAGGAAGG GTTTGAGGGACAAATCTCTAGCAAAAACATTGAGATTGGCATAATTGGTACAGACAAAAAGTTCAG AGTACTAACACCGGCTGAAATTGATGATTACTTGGCTGAAGTGGAGTAG
- the LOC126721379 gene encoding uncharacterized protein LOC126721379, which translates to MASPRRNTRNGQSNARGTTNLQAIIEVIGGLINIVQHQVGATNPTSALEKFRKLDLPPFKGTKDPIEADNWLKELERLFRAMEVRDKQRVIFAVFVFKGDALEWWESTVRTHGREVITWQHFVGLFRKRYFPDSLMVQKEVEFIHIAQGT; encoded by the coding sequence ATGGCTTCACCAAGGAGGAACACAAGGAACGGTCAATCGAATGCTAGGGGAACCACTAATCTTCAGGCTATTATTGAAGTCATTGGTGGCTTAATCAATATAGTGCAACATCAAGTAGGAGCCACCAATCCAACTAGTGCTCTGGAGAAGTTTAGAAAGCTTGACCTTCCTCCTTTCAAGGGTACAAAGGATCCAATAGAGGCTGACAACTGGCTTAAGGAGCTGgaaaggctctttagggcaatGGAGGTTAGAGATAAGCAACGAGTTATCTTTGCTGTTTTCGTATTCAAAGGTGATGCATTGGAATGGTGGGAGTCCACGGTGAGGACACATGGGAGAGAAGTTATAACTTGGCAGCATTTTGTTGGGCTCTTTCGTAAGAGGTATTTTCCCGATAGTCTAATGGTCCAAAAGGAAGTTGAGTTCATTCACATAGCACAGGGTACTTAA